The Phyllopteryx taeniolatus isolate TA_2022b chromosome 17, UOR_Ptae_1.2, whole genome shotgun sequence genome window below encodes:
- the LOC133466829 gene encoding clathrin interactor 1-like isoform X2 has protein sequence MLNMWKVRELVDKATNVVMNYSEIESKVREATNDDPWGPSGQLMGEIAKSTFMYEQFPEVMNMLWTRMLKDNKKNWRRVYKALLLLAYLIRNGSERVVTSAREHIYDLRSLENYHFVDENGKDQGINVRQKVKEMVEFVQDDDRLREERKKAKKNKDKYIGVSSDSMGGGGGSSKDACELERSKWEEDWDKSRAAFPFSEKLGEIGEKIGSTIDDTISKFRKKERDDSPDRISDNEDDGASGNGRREAREFKDEEETLTTKSIHIARATETTTRKRSGAPANKTLDLGAAAHYTGGKSPDDDGGDEASVRRPSGGGLADLLVIHPSANQSSAAGGSSNDLIGGFADFSSPAASASLPVSTAGAPVNGSAEFGDWSAFANAAPSSSASSRPIADLLGTPPPSNPASKPACIPPSAELFDLMGGVSQPLANVHAELSASQSLTFSSVAVPTLPTLPLSRSQQSLGGLTSQPQRKVGVGGRGSLGSTWSDPSVNISLDLLSAGLDPAKSQAALDDIMRLQGAPPVHVLSDNFGGLCLSSPPSLAVAPPRPLATAAPSLTTGANTGVAAPVAMAAHSVMMTPAKQHAFSNFGNFGK, from the exons ATGCTGAACATGTGGAAGGTTCGAGAGCTGGTGGACAAAGC TACCAACGTGGTGATGAACTACTCCGAGATCGAGTCCAAGGTGAGAGAGGCCACCAACGATGACCCCTGGGGGCCATCTGGTCAGCTGATGGGGGAAATAGCCaa gTCCACGTTCATGTATGAGCAGTTCCCCGAGGTGATGAACATGCTGTGGACAAGGATGCTGAAAGACAACAAGAAGAACTGGAGGCGCGTGTACAAG GCGTTGCTGCTGCTGGCCTACCTGATCCGGAACGGATCCGAGCGAGTTGTGACCAGTGCGCGAGAACACATCTACGACCTGAGATCTCTGGAGAACTACCACTTCGTGG ATGAGAACGGCAAAGACCAAGGCATCAACGTTCGTCAGAAGGTGAAGGAGATGGTGGAGTTCGTCCAGGACGACGACAGACTCCGAGAGGAGCGCAAGAAAGCCAAGAAGAACAAGGACAAATACATCGGGGTCTCTTCGGACAGCATGGGGGGCGGAGGAGGAAGCTCGAAGGACG CGTGTGAGCTGGAGCGCAGCAAATGGGAGGAGGACTGGGACAAGAGCCGAGCGGCGTTCCCTTTCAGCGAGAAGCTCGGCGAGATCGGCGAGAAGATCGGCAGCACCATCGACGACACCATCAGCAAGTTCCGCAAGAAGGAGCGAGACGACTCCCCGGACAGGATCAG CGACAACGAGGACGACGGAGCGTCCGGGAACGGCCGGCGGGAAGCCCGCGAGTTCAAAGACGAGGAGGAAACGCTCACCACCAAGAGCATCCACATCGCCCGGGCCACCGAGACCACCACGCGCAAACGCAGCGGCGCCCCCGCCAACAAGACTTTGGACCTCGGCGCCGCCGCCCACTACACCGGAGGCAAGAGCCccgacgacgacggcggcgaCGAG GCGTCCGTCAGGCGGCCGTCCGGCGGGGGCCTGGCCGACCTGCTGGTCATCCACCCGTCGGCCAATCAGAGCTCTGCTGCAG GTGGAAGCTCGAACGACCTCATCGGCGGCTTCGCTGACTTCTCGTCTCCAGCGGCATCTGCCAGCCTGCCCGTCTCCACCG CCGGGGCCCCGGTCAACGGGAGCGCAGAATTTGGAGACTGGAGCGCCTTCGCCAACGCCGCACCGTCGAGCTCCGCCTCCTCCCGGCCAATCGCCGACCTGCTCGGCACCCCGCCGCCGTCGAACCCCGCCTCCAAACCCGCCTGCATCCCGCCTTCCGCCGAGCTCTTTGACCTGATGGGCGGAGTTAGCCAGCCGCTGGCCAACGTGCACGCGGAGCTGAGCGCCTCGCAGAGTTTGACCTTCTCGTCCGTCGCCGTGCCGACCTTGCCGACCTTGCCGCTGTCTCGCTCCCAGCAG AGTCTGGGGGGTTTGACGTCTCAGCCGCAGCGGAAGGTCGGGGTCGGAGGTCGGGGATCTTTAGGCTCCACCTGGTCCGACCCGTCCGTCAACATAAGCCTGGACTTGTTGTCGGCCGGCCTCGACCCCGCAAAGTCCCAGGCCGCCCTCGACGACATCATGCGGCTGCAAG GCGCGCCTCCCGTCCACGTGCTGTCCGACAACTTCGGAGGCCTCTGCCTCAGCTCGCCGCCGTCGCTCGCCGTCGCGCCCCCCAGACCTCTGGCGACTGCGGCGCCTTCACTGACAACGGGCGCGAACACGGGCGTGGCCGCTCCCGTCGCGATGGCCGCGCACTCGGTGATGATGACTCCGGCGAAGCAACATGCCTTTTCGAACTTTGGcaactttggaaaataa
- the LOC133466829 gene encoding clathrin interactor 1-like isoform X3 gives MVEFVQDDDRLREERKKAKKNKDKYIGVSSDSMGGGGGSSKDACELERSKWEEDWDKSRAAFPFSEKLGEIGEKIGSTIDDTISKFRKKERDDSPDRISDNEDDGASGNGRREAREFKDEEETLTTKSIHIARATETTTRKRSGAPANKTLDLGAAAHYTGGKSPDDDGGDEASVRRPSGGGLADLLVIHPSANQSSAAGKSLTVCLSVCARVLVTVRVRAPPGGSSNDLIGGFADFSSPAASASLPVSTAGAPVNGSAEFGDWSAFANAAPSSSASSRPIADLLGTPPPSNPASKPACIPPSAELFDLMGGVSQPLANVHAELSASQSLTFSSVAVPTLPTLPLSRSQQSLGGLTSQPQRKVGVGGRGSLGSTWSDPSVNISLDLLSAGLDPAKSQAALDDIMRLQGAPPVHVLSDNFGGLCLSSPPSLAVAPPRPLATAAPSLTTGANTGVAAPVAMAAHSVMMTPAKQHAFSNFGNFGK, from the exons ATGGTGGAGTTCGTCCAGGACGACGACAGACTCCGAGAGGAGCGCAAGAAAGCCAAGAAGAACAAGGACAAATACATCGGGGTCTCTTCGGACAGCATGGGGGGCGGAGGAGGAAGCTCGAAGGACG CGTGTGAGCTGGAGCGCAGCAAATGGGAGGAGGACTGGGACAAGAGCCGAGCGGCGTTCCCTTTCAGCGAGAAGCTCGGCGAGATCGGCGAGAAGATCGGCAGCACCATCGACGACACCATCAGCAAGTTCCGCAAGAAGGAGCGAGACGACTCCCCGGACAGGATCAG CGACAACGAGGACGACGGAGCGTCCGGGAACGGCCGGCGGGAAGCCCGCGAGTTCAAAGACGAGGAGGAAACGCTCACCACCAAGAGCATCCACATCGCCCGGGCCACCGAGACCACCACGCGCAAACGCAGCGGCGCCCCCGCCAACAAGACTTTGGACCTCGGCGCCGCCGCCCACTACACCGGAGGCAAGAGCCccgacgacgacggcggcgaCGAG GCGTCCGTCAGGCGGCCGTCCGGCGGGGGCCTGGCCGACCTGCTGGTCATCCACCCGTCGGCCAATCAGAGCTCTGCTGCAGGTAAGTCTTTGAccgtgtgtctgtctgtgtgcgcgcgtgtgcttgtcactgtgcgtgtgcgcgcgccaCCAGGTGGAAGCTCGAACGACCTCATCGGCGGCTTCGCTGACTTCTCGTCTCCAGCGGCATCTGCCAGCCTGCCCGTCTCCACCG CCGGGGCCCCGGTCAACGGGAGCGCAGAATTTGGAGACTGGAGCGCCTTCGCCAACGCCGCACCGTCGAGCTCCGCCTCCTCCCGGCCAATCGCCGACCTGCTCGGCACCCCGCCGCCGTCGAACCCCGCCTCCAAACCCGCCTGCATCCCGCCTTCCGCCGAGCTCTTTGACCTGATGGGCGGAGTTAGCCAGCCGCTGGCCAACGTGCACGCGGAGCTGAGCGCCTCGCAGAGTTTGACCTTCTCGTCCGTCGCCGTGCCGACCTTGCCGACCTTGCCGCTGTCTCGCTCCCAGCAG AGTCTGGGGGGTTTGACGTCTCAGCCGCAGCGGAAGGTCGGGGTCGGAGGTCGGGGATCTTTAGGCTCCACCTGGTCCGACCCGTCCGTCAACATAAGCCTGGACTTGTTGTCGGCCGGCCTCGACCCCGCAAAGTCCCAGGCCGCCCTCGACGACATCATGCGGCTGCAAG GCGCGCCTCCCGTCCACGTGCTGTCCGACAACTTCGGAGGCCTCTGCCTCAGCTCGCCGCCGTCGCTCGCCGTCGCGCCCCCCAGACCTCTGGCGACTGCGGCGCCTTCACTGACAACGGGCGCGAACACGGGCGTGGCCGCTCCCGTCGCGATGGCCGCGCACTCGGTGATGATGACTCCGGCGAAGCAACATGCCTTTTCGAACTTTGGcaactttggaaaataa
- the LOC133466829 gene encoding clathrin interactor 1-like isoform X1, translating into MLNMWKVRELVDKATNVVMNYSEIESKVREATNDDPWGPSGQLMGEIAKSTFMYEQFPEVMNMLWTRMLKDNKKNWRRVYKALLLLAYLIRNGSERVVTSAREHIYDLRSLENYHFVDENGKDQGINVRQKVKEMVEFVQDDDRLREERKKAKKNKDKYIGVSSDSMGGGGGSSKDACELERSKWEEDWDKSRAAFPFSEKLGEIGEKIGSTIDDTISKFRKKERDDSPDRISDNEDDGASGNGRREAREFKDEEETLTTKSIHIARATETTTRKRSGAPANKTLDLGAAAHYTGGKSPDDDGGDEASVRRPSGGGLADLLVIHPSANQSSAAGKSLTVCLSVCARVLVTVRVRAPPGGSSNDLIGGFADFSSPAASASLPVSTAGAPVNGSAEFGDWSAFANAAPSSSASSRPIADLLGTPPPSNPASKPACIPPSAELFDLMGGVSQPLANVHAELSASQSLTFSSVAVPTLPTLPLSRSQQSLGGLTSQPQRKVGVGGRGSLGSTWSDPSVNISLDLLSAGLDPAKSQAALDDIMRLQGAPPVHVLSDNFGGLCLSSPPSLAVAPPRPLATAAPSLTTGANTGVAAPVAMAAHSVMMTPAKQHAFSNFGNFGK; encoded by the exons ATGCTGAACATGTGGAAGGTTCGAGAGCTGGTGGACAAAGC TACCAACGTGGTGATGAACTACTCCGAGATCGAGTCCAAGGTGAGAGAGGCCACCAACGATGACCCCTGGGGGCCATCTGGTCAGCTGATGGGGGAAATAGCCaa gTCCACGTTCATGTATGAGCAGTTCCCCGAGGTGATGAACATGCTGTGGACAAGGATGCTGAAAGACAACAAGAAGAACTGGAGGCGCGTGTACAAG GCGTTGCTGCTGCTGGCCTACCTGATCCGGAACGGATCCGAGCGAGTTGTGACCAGTGCGCGAGAACACATCTACGACCTGAGATCTCTGGAGAACTACCACTTCGTGG ATGAGAACGGCAAAGACCAAGGCATCAACGTTCGTCAGAAGGTGAAGGAGATGGTGGAGTTCGTCCAGGACGACGACAGACTCCGAGAGGAGCGCAAGAAAGCCAAGAAGAACAAGGACAAATACATCGGGGTCTCTTCGGACAGCATGGGGGGCGGAGGAGGAAGCTCGAAGGACG CGTGTGAGCTGGAGCGCAGCAAATGGGAGGAGGACTGGGACAAGAGCCGAGCGGCGTTCCCTTTCAGCGAGAAGCTCGGCGAGATCGGCGAGAAGATCGGCAGCACCATCGACGACACCATCAGCAAGTTCCGCAAGAAGGAGCGAGACGACTCCCCGGACAGGATCAG CGACAACGAGGACGACGGAGCGTCCGGGAACGGCCGGCGGGAAGCCCGCGAGTTCAAAGACGAGGAGGAAACGCTCACCACCAAGAGCATCCACATCGCCCGGGCCACCGAGACCACCACGCGCAAACGCAGCGGCGCCCCCGCCAACAAGACTTTGGACCTCGGCGCCGCCGCCCACTACACCGGAGGCAAGAGCCccgacgacgacggcggcgaCGAG GCGTCCGTCAGGCGGCCGTCCGGCGGGGGCCTGGCCGACCTGCTGGTCATCCACCCGTCGGCCAATCAGAGCTCTGCTGCAGGTAAGTCTTTGAccgtgtgtctgtctgtgtgcgcgcgtgtgcttgtcactgtgcgtgtgcgcgcgccaCCAGGTGGAAGCTCGAACGACCTCATCGGCGGCTTCGCTGACTTCTCGTCTCCAGCGGCATCTGCCAGCCTGCCCGTCTCCACCG CCGGGGCCCCGGTCAACGGGAGCGCAGAATTTGGAGACTGGAGCGCCTTCGCCAACGCCGCACCGTCGAGCTCCGCCTCCTCCCGGCCAATCGCCGACCTGCTCGGCACCCCGCCGCCGTCGAACCCCGCCTCCAAACCCGCCTGCATCCCGCCTTCCGCCGAGCTCTTTGACCTGATGGGCGGAGTTAGCCAGCCGCTGGCCAACGTGCACGCGGAGCTGAGCGCCTCGCAGAGTTTGACCTTCTCGTCCGTCGCCGTGCCGACCTTGCCGACCTTGCCGCTGTCTCGCTCCCAGCAG AGTCTGGGGGGTTTGACGTCTCAGCCGCAGCGGAAGGTCGGGGTCGGAGGTCGGGGATCTTTAGGCTCCACCTGGTCCGACCCGTCCGTCAACATAAGCCTGGACTTGTTGTCGGCCGGCCTCGACCCCGCAAAGTCCCAGGCCGCCCTCGACGACATCATGCGGCTGCAAG GCGCGCCTCCCGTCCACGTGCTGTCCGACAACTTCGGAGGCCTCTGCCTCAGCTCGCCGCCGTCGCTCGCCGTCGCGCCCCCCAGACCTCTGGCGACTGCGGCGCCTTCACTGACAACGGGCGCGAACACGGGCGTGGCCGCTCCCGTCGCGATGGCCGCGCACTCGGTGATGATGACTCCGGCGAAGCAACATGCCTTTTCGAACTTTGGcaactttggaaaataa